TTTATCCCCAGGGAGCTCACAGACaagtgggaaaagagaaagacaggaaCCCAACTAACTTAGCTAAGAAGGGCTAAATTCAGAGAGGAGCACACGGGGTGCCGTGGGAGCATCGAGGCAGGAGGAACATTCTAATGGATGGGTTGGGGAGGTTTCACGCAGGCAGTCTCTGAGCTGTGTCAAGAAGGATGAGTGGGTTATGAGGGTGTCCCAAGCCTGAGCTGCCCAGGCCTGAAGCACCTGGAGGCACAGCAACCCAGAAGAATACGGAGAGGCTGCTGCAGCCGGGGCTGGAAGGCCAGGGGCTTTGGCCActcattagggagggcaatcacTCATATAATCCTACAAGGCAGCTACCGAACTGCTATTTTTTTGGTGAGAGGTCAGTTAGAGAAGGGATCAGATCTGGCCCCCAGAGCAGAACTTAGGCTCCTAAGTCCTCTCACTGCCTCCAAGCCCCTCACCCTTCATTTCTGTGAGTAAAGGGTCTGGTGAGGGTCCTCCACTTCCCCGAGGTGAAGTGAAGAAGCGCTTGGGGCCAGACTCACCGGCCCACATGAACAGGACCACGACGATGATCAGCACCTCGCCCGTCCGCAGCTGTTGGTTCCTCCCCATCTCCTTCATGGTCACCTCATCTGTGTGGAGAGAGACACTAGCTCCAGGACTCCCTGGGCCCCTGCCAGCCACATTTCTAGGGCCGAGCGCAAAATATTAAGGGCTTATTTCTACAGGTGCCCACACATCTAACAAAAAGAGATTCAAGAACATGCTGACGGCTACTTGGATGGCAGCAACTGGACTTAATCCAgagctgaaagtttgtatcccATAGCTTAGGGGACCAGAGTGGACCTCCCTCTCTCAGGGGCTGCTTGGTTaggcagcaggggctgggggaggatggGGGGCTCACGCTCTCCTCCAGCCGCCCGCCGCGCTAGCCATGACCGCCCCTCCCCGCACCCCGTCCCTTGCTAACGGTGGCCCGGGCCTGCCTTTGTTCTTCGAGGCCATCTTCTCAGCCTCCCGTGGCGTCTTAAAGAGCACGGGCTCGCTCGCCGGACTCTGGCCCTGAATGGAGATGGCCTGCACGTGCACGATGTACTCGGTGTCCTCCTCCAGGTCCCAGAGCGCGCACGAGCGGGTGGTGGTGTTCACCTCCTGGATGAAGCGCAGCATCCGCACGTCCTTCTTCTGTGGAGCAAAAgccaggccccccccccccaaaaaaaaaaaaaaaaagccgggcCCCAGGTTTCAGTGCCCAGGCCCCGACCCCACGTCTGCCCACCTCTCCAGCAGTGATAAGGCCTCACCTGGCTACCATGCTAAACCCCGGACATCCACAATCTGACTCAAGCATCCCATCATCTCTGCAGGTAGGTATcgatatcttcattttacaggtaaggagacaggctcagagaagttagggaAGTTGCCCAAGGCCATACAACTAGCAAGAACTGGAGCATGGTCCTAAACTCAGATCTGTTTAAGATCAAAATCATGCCCTTAATTCCCAGATTCCAACCAAAGGATTCCCTTCTGGGGCCTCCCTTCCCAGCCACGTGTGCAGCTTTCTGCCCATCTCTCTTGCTCCTCGTTCCTTTTTCGTTTCTCTTTCGgcaccccttcctcccccatccACCACTTCTCTCTTGATGTGTTTCTTCCCTCCCAGGGACCCTCAAGGGTTACCTGCTGAGAGATGGCAAATCCAATGACGACCTCATCCTCCAGGACGTCCCAGCTCACCACTGCAGAGTTGGCCTTGAGGTGCCTGACGGTGACATTCACTGGGGCCGAGGGGctatctgggggtggggaggcacctGAGCGTGAGCACCCCCTGTTGTGAGGCCCAGGCCCACGGTCTCGTCAGTATGACAAGATAACCTGGGGATGGCCATGAGATGGGAAGGAAGAAACCCAGGCCTTCCAGTGGGATTGGCACCTGGGTCTCAGTTCGTTAGTGGTTGAAGAGCCAGGCCTGAGAGGCCCCAGGCTCCTTGTAAACAGGGTGGGAATGCCTGCTGGCCACAACTGGCCCCACTAGGTTTCGAGCTAAAATTGATGAGCCCAGGCCAGGGCCAGGTCTAAAGGAGGAGGAATGAGAGGTGGGGAGACAGGCACGGGGGAGACATAGGTGGCCGGGCTGCAGGAGCTCCAGGTTAGTCTGGTGCAAAGCAATCAGAAGGCTCcccagtccagtgctctttctacAGAACTGCACTGTCAAGTGAGTGACcttgagggaaggagaaagaccCAGAGGTCGAGAAGAGCCTAGCTTGAGCCCTGAGATGGGAGTGAGGCCCACGAAAAGAAGCCCCAGTACTGTGGAGACCCAGGCAGGATGAAGCCTGGGGAAAGGCCTCTTCTCCACACCCCGCCGGCCCCAAGAGGCAGGTGGGAAGGCAGCAGAGGAAGATGGGGTCACTCAGAGCACGGCCCCTCAGTGGAGTCAAGAGAAGAGGGTAGGGCCTCTTGGATGGGAGGAGA
Above is a window of Balaenoptera acutorostrata chromosome 1, mBalAcu1.1, whole genome shotgun sequence DNA encoding:
- the FNDC5 gene encoding fibronectin type III domain-containing protein 5 isoform X1 codes for the protein MQAARGGTGRPGRAGRGPERQRERLPHAGAAAMHPGPPRAALRLWLGCVCLALVQADSPSAPVNVTVRHLKANSAVVSWDVLEDEVVIGFAISQQKKDVRMLRFIQEVNTTTRSCALWDLEEDTEYIVHVQAISIQGQSPASEPVLFKTPREAEKMASKNKDEVTMKEMGRNQQLRTGEVLIIVVVLFMWAGVIALFCRQYDIIKDNEPNNNKEKTKSASETSTPEHQSGGLLRSKFPNKPSVNIIEA
- the FNDC5 gene encoding fibronectin type III domain-containing protein 5 isoform X2, which encodes MQAARGGTGRPGRAGRGPERQRERLPHAGAAAMHPGPPRAALRLWLGCVCLALVQADSPSAPVNVTVRHLKANSAVVSWDVLEDEVVIGFAISQQKKDVRMLRFIQEVNTTTRSCALWDLEEDTEYIVHVQAISIQGQSPASEPVLFKTPREAEKMASKNKDEVTMKEMGRNQQLRTGEVLIIVVVLFMWAGVIALFCRQYDIIKDNEPNNNKEKTKSASETSTPEHQSGGLLRSKI
- the FNDC5 gene encoding fibronectin type III domain-containing protein 5 isoform X3, coding for MQAARGGTGRPGRAGRGPERQRERLPHAGAAAMHPGPPRAALRLWLGCVCLALVQADSPSAPVNVTVRHLKANSAVVSWDVLEDEVVIGFAISQQEVNTTTRSCALWDLEEDTEYIVHVQAISIQGQSPASEPVLFKTPREAEKMASKNKDEVTMKEMGRNQQLRTGEVLIIVVVLFMWAGVIALFCRQYDIIKDNEPNNNKEKTKSASETSTPEHQSGGLLRSKFPNKPSVNIIEA